A single Parabacteroides timonensis DNA region contains:
- a CDS encoding DUF6383 domain-containing protein — MNKKFSTLVAGVLLATSVGTVNAAPSYAKYVAPATPTYAQAIKAGTYYQLKTATAKEVIAMVPINNGAAYQLQAVATDNVVDARFTLWTIDVQGNATDGYRYAFVNLGTRTALAVDPSTALKALNTSADATNIGGDVALWKWHDAPDPVKGFGNLTTKEVALTSVFGAKNDSVVTLVKGSSSVYALKYALNNPVASLSNSQLKIVPVDPQAIVLGVDDLNSMLWANTETGKLKLTFDKDVEGGNPAAINLFTKQEYKAVEPVGFPANYTVAGKSGYAAYPDADAELTTKYVTLGTAEFDYKEKAAIEAFATAIKAVMDTDDDYDTYHAAVWAAYLGIGSQVTNVDNATKDEIAEKVNKTTLAQVKTAGTTGNVTGLDKVNDETLTDVLASVQAAVNTLVYNFPGVEYGKSKAVQGFAHAVATVEAMVKANEGYADKLKEYTKAKTDTKEVLDKAEADAKSTFVKNSNAKGWVSLCANSDKQNEDPTYLAVDTSFLTSKAGDKHLAFAIKKFVDKNVHPNNEALDRTRLDLNGRFNFQFVWYPASDSIVIRTAGFAKKADKTPYWSMMNTVDNPTDLGMWRANEAAKETNNNGTLVPITASNLPFEQNLIKIAVLADNHREVTVGSSEYTSVDNNPVSTINTKITINGSSKYAKTTLPSGVYFFNLASNVKKVQNGKYLVADFCGTNLEYASEEQSQLYGQAQDFGHMPRTQWVVEQNPGLPGEQTVNIYNREFPAKSVKNVQLYKGADASQIFAQVGMFGYVSTDTLAWVKAEVKKPLAGILTNKYLGYASVTEDALSKIAFNMDYFNGIQVGNFVNVNTTAVDTTVYVDLKGEKVTVELDTVKPLYDVKYGYVGSVAPQLYKKAYRIRVYDSSKLGNNNKFVVEDPNNENTYAISADKSKAAEFYLKENNQLISEEGDTTCYYALISANKKEDPTRVGVRDASMKFSIEGQCSEERVATFALKESTTPLYRRLGVSNPEDGLKDMDVNKYAKIYRVNSTAKEYLYEDAHSIYSKDKGINFLGVEGKGDNKLSALYVDTAYVRNETKMPQYMFAVDVTEVPAGMLCPDNPEHNTDEYIANHGDCGHKVPSQGYKIGRYLVNAQDSVQLAANGKDYIWNEKYTRLSFTWAKHIGDTLIVMRHGKDMNLAEYAVASDSIFLGDNKHNMSTWTLDADPSKNTKGDSINAAHEYGIKNAVFALRLVDDKPACDFLIESVGDKPIPTDGKGGWIKIQNGVPVIAKAANYNEAILDTEIFNIEPTEEVATSNDAITAGEVSVVAGNGKVTIKGAAGKTVTISNILGQAIANTVLSSDNAEIAAPAGVVVVAIEGEAAVKAIVK; from the coding sequence ATGAACAAAAAGTTTTCTACTTTGGTAGCCGGCGTCCTGCTGGCGACAAGTGTTGGAACTGTAAATGCTGCTCCTAGCTATGCTAAGTATGTTGCTCCAGCAACACCTACTTATGCACAGGCAATTAAAGCTGGTACTTATTATCAGTTGAAGACTGCTACTGCTAAAGAAGTGATAGCTATGGTTCCGATAAACAATGGTGCTGCCTATCAACTACAGGCTGTGGCTACAGACAATGTAGTGGATGCTCGTTTCACTTTATGGACTATTGATGTACAGGGTAACGCTACAGATGGTTATCGTTATGCATTTGTTAACTTGGGAACGAGAACAGCTTTGGCTGTTGATCCGTCTACTGCTTTAAAAGCATTAAATACTTCTGCTGATGCTACAAACATTGGTGGAGATGTGGCTTTGTGGAAATGGCATGATGCTCCGGATCCTGTAAAAGGTTTTGGAAATCTCACTACTAAAGAAGTTGCATTAACCTCTGTATTTGGGGCGAAGAATGACTCAGTTGTTACTTTGGTAAAAGGAAGCTCTAGTGTATATGCATTGAAATATGCATTGAATAATCCTGTGGCAAGCCTGTCAAATAGCCAATTAAAAATTGTTCCTGTTGATCCTCAGGCAATTGTTTTAGGTGTAGATGATCTGAACTCTATGCTTTGGGCTAATACAGAAACTGGAAAATTGAAATTGACATTCGATAAAGATGTTGAAGGTGGTAATCCTGCTGCAATAAACTTGTTTACTAAACAAGAATATAAAGCTGTTGAACCGGTAGGTTTCCCTGCTAATTATACAGTAGCTGGTAAATCTGGATATGCAGCTTATCCGGACGCAGATGCAGAACTTACAACTAAGTATGTAACTTTGGGAACAGCCGAATTCGACTATAAGGAAAAAGCTGCAATTGAAGCATTTGCTACAGCTATAAAAGCTGTGATGGATACGGATGATGACTATGATACCTATCATGCTGCTGTATGGGCTGCTTATTTAGGTATTGGAAGTCAAGTCACAAATGTTGATAATGCAACAAAAGATGAAATTGCTGAAAAAGTAAACAAAACTACTTTGGCTCAGGTTAAAACAGCTGGTACAACAGGCAATGTAACGGGACTTGATAAAGTTAATGACGAAACCTTGACTGATGTTTTAGCAAGTGTTCAGGCAGCGGTTAACACTTTGGTTTATAATTTCCCTGGTGTTGAATATGGTAAATCTAAAGCTGTGCAAGGTTTTGCTCATGCTGTTGCAACAGTAGAAGCAATGGTAAAAGCCAATGAAGGCTATGCTGATAAATTGAAAGAATATACCAAAGCAAAAACTGATACTAAGGAAGTTTTAGATAAAGCAGAAGCTGATGCGAAATCTACATTTGTGAAGAATTCAAATGCTAAGGGTTGGGTCTCTTTATGTGCTAACAGTGATAAACAGAATGAAGATCCTACTTATTTAGCTGTTGATACTTCTTTCTTAACAAGTAAAGCCGGTGACAAACATCTTGCATTTGCTATCAAAAAATTTGTAGACAAGAATGTTCATCCAAATAATGAAGCATTAGATCGTACTCGTTTGGATCTTAATGGACGTTTCAATTTCCAGTTTGTATGGTATCCAGCATCTGATTCTATTGTTATTCGTACTGCGGGTTTTGCTAAGAAAGCTGATAAAACTCCATATTGGTCTATGATGAATACGGTAGATAATCCGACAGATCTTGGCATGTGGAGAGCTAATGAAGCTGCAAAAGAAACAAACAACAATGGAACACTTGTTCCTATTACTGCAAGTAACTTGCCATTCGAACAGAACCTAATCAAAATTGCAGTTTTGGCTGATAATCACCGTGAAGTAACAGTTGGTAGCTCTGAATATACATCTGTAGATAACAATCCTGTTTCTACTATTAATACAAAGATTACTATCAATGGTTCTTCTAAATATGCGAAGACAACTTTACCTTCAGGTGTTTATTTCTTCAACTTGGCTTCTAACGTGAAGAAAGTTCAGAATGGTAAATATTTGGTTGCAGACTTCTGTGGCACTAATTTGGAATATGCTTCTGAAGAACAATCTCAGCTTTATGGACAGGCTCAGGACTTCGGCCATATGCCACGTACGCAGTGGGTTGTTGAACAGAACCCTGGTTTGCCGGGTGAACAGACTGTAAACATTTACAACCGTGAATTCCCTGCAAAGAGTGTAAAAAATGTTCAGTTGTATAAAGGTGCTGACGCAAGCCAGATCTTTGCGCAGGTAGGTATGTTTGGCTATGTTTCTACAGATACTTTGGCTTGGGTTAAGGCTGAAGTTAAGAAACCGCTTGCTGGTATTCTTACAAACAAATATCTGGGTTATGCTTCTGTAACTGAAGATGCATTGTCAAAGATTGCTTTCAATATGGACTATTTCAATGGTATCCAGGTTGGTAATTTTGTAAATGTAAATACAACAGCTGTTGATACAACTGTTTATGTAGACCTGAAAGGTGAAAAAGTAACAGTTGAATTGGATACAGTTAAACCGCTTTATGATGTTAAGTATGGTTATGTAGGTTCTGTTGCACCTCAGTTGTATAAGAAAGCATATCGTATCCGTGTATATGATAGCTCTAAACTGGGTAATAATAACAAGTTTGTTGTTGAAGATCCGAATAACGAAAATACATATGCTATCTCTGCTGATAAATCAAAGGCTGCTGAATTCTATCTGAAAGAAAACAACCAGTTGATCTCAGAAGAAGGTGATACTACTTGCTATTATGCATTGATTAGTGCAAATAAGAAAGAAGATCCGACTCGTGTAGGTGTACGTGATGCATCTATGAAGTTCTCTATCGAAGGTCAGTGCAGCGAAGAACGTGTTGCTACATTCGCTTTGAAAGAAAGTACAACTCCTCTGTATCGTCGTCTGGGTGTTTCTAATCCTGAAGATGGTCTGAAAGATATGGATGTTAACAAGTATGCTAAGATCTACAGAGTAAACAGCACAGCTAAAGAATATCTGTATGAAGATGCTCACAGCATTTATTCTAAAGATAAAGGAATCAACTTCCTGGGCGTAGAAGGTAAGGGTGACAATAAACTGTCAGCTCTGTATGTTGATACTGCTTATGTACGTAATGAGACTAAGATGCCTCAGTATATGTTTGCTGTAGACGTAACAGAAGTTCCTGCTGGTATGTTGTGTCCTGATAATCCAGAACATAATACAGATGAATATATCGCTAACCACGGAGATTGCGGTCACAAAGTTCCTTCTCAGGGTTATAAGATCGGTCGTTATTTAGTTAATGCACAGGATTCTGTACAGTTGGCTGCTAACGGTAAGGATTATATCTGGAATGAAAAGTATACTCGCCTGTCATTCACATGGGCAAAACATATCGGTGATACTTTGATCGTAATGCGTCACGGTAAAGATATGAACCTGGCTGAATATGCAGTTGCTTCAGACTCTATCTTCCTGGGTGACAACAAGCACAATATGTCTACATGGACTTTGGATGCTGATCCTAGCAAGAACACTAAGGGTGATTCTATCAATGCTGCTCACGAATATGGTATCAAGAATGCAGTATTCGCATTGCGTCTGGTTGATGATAAACCTGCTTGTGACTTCCTGATTGAATCAGTTGGTGACAAACCTATTCCTACAGATGGTAAGGGTGGTTGGATTAAGATCCAGAATGGTGTTCCTGTAATTGCAAAAGCTGCAAACTACAACGAAGCTATCCTCGATACTGAAATCTTCAACATCGAACCGACTGAAGAAGTAGCAACATCTAACGATGCTATCACTGCTGGTGAAGTTTCTGTAGTTGCCGGTAACGGTAAAGTGACTATCAAGGGTGCTGCAGGTAAGACTGTTACAATCAGCAACATCTTAGGTCAGGCTATTGCTAACACAGTTCTTTCTTCTGACAATGCAGAAATCGCTGCTCCTGCTGGTGTAGTTGTAGTTGCTATCGAAGGCGAAGCTGCTGTTAAAGCAATCGTTAAATAA